The genomic DNA TCGTCAATCGGTCAAGGCTGACCGCGAGTCTTCTAATAGATGTGTCAGAGAACCTCGAGAAGTAATGTAGTCGTTCGTTCAAAAACGTGAACAAAGCATGCCATCTAACAAGACAAATGCAGCCGACCGCCAAAGGCGGTGGCTGCACCAATCCTAAATTTGAGAAAACGCCCCCATGCGCCATTCAACGTCTCGGGTGTGATATTCTCAAAATTCCTTCCCAGCCATTCGAGCCGCTTGATAATGCGCTTGGCGACAGACGGATCCAACTGATCGAGATCACCCGCAGCGTCAGGAAGGATAGAAACCTGGTACACGGCGGATTACTCCACACCGTACCGCTTGGCGATCTCTTCCAGAGGTATGCCACGCTTACCCTCTGCATATTCGCGTTCCTGGCGCAAGAGACGCTCCTTCACTTTGGGACGCAACTCCAGACCCGCGTCTGGATCCACCCACGCCGCCAGACGCGCGTCAATCAGCTCCGTCATTCGGTAATGGGTAACCACTGATTACTGGTTACGCCTCACCAATACCCGATAACCGATCACCCGGTTACCCCGATTTATTGAGAAGATACAGAGCCAGGCTTAATAATACCGCATACTTGTCTTTTTAAACTCCCTGGTCGAACATAGCATTCGGTAATCAGTAATGCCCACCTTACGGGAAATCATCTCGGCTATTTCGGCGCATTCTTTTTTTGTCTTTCCATGGATCATAGTGTAAAGGTTGTAGGGCCAATCAGGGTGGGTTAAACGTTCATAACAGTGAGTTACTTGCTTCACTGAGGCCATTATTTCCCCTATGCAGGGAACTTCAGAGTCAGGGACCTTCCAGGCCACCATACAATTGCCTCCCAGACCAGCCTCCCGATGATAAAGAATGGCCCCAAATCTCCGGATGATCCCTCGCTCTTTATATGCCCGAAGCCGGGCTATCAGAGTCTCCTCGGATATGCCAAGCCTTTCAGCCACAACCTGGTAGGGGCGTTCAGAATCAGGCAGGTCCTGGCCTATCTCACGAATAATCCGTTTGTCCAGCTCTGTAAATTCATCTGACTCTATCATAGGGTGGCCTCCCCCCGCCAATCAAACAATCCTATATGCTCGATCCTCGATGCTCGATCCTCGATGCTCGATCATCCAGCATCCAGCATCGAGCATCCAGCATCGAGCGCGGCCTCAGTGTTATCACTATACTGCTCTACCCGAAATTTGTCAAGGCATATTTCATTTATCTTGACAACCTCACCTCGGTATGATAACTTCTAAAAGGTATCTTCTCAATAAATCGGGGGGACATGGG from bacterium includes the following:
- a CDS encoding AsnC family transcriptional regulator, encoding MIESDEFTELDKRIIREIGQDLPDSERPYQVVAERLGISEETLIARLRAYKERGIIRRFGAILYHREAGLGGNCMVAWKVPDSEVPCIGEIMASVKQVTHCYERLTHPDWPYNLYTMIHGKTKKECAEIAEMISRKVGITDYRMLCSTREFKKTSMRYY